From bacterium, a single genomic window includes:
- a CDS encoding HDIG domain-containing protein, producing MEALPTREQALEILHEHTKSDSLRKHAYGVEAVMKAFAEKHGDDARKFSLVGLLHDFDYEMYPNAPDHPLKGSEILRARNFPEEIVYAIQCHADYVGNERRSLMDKAIFALDELTGFIVACTLVKPSKSLSEIEPKSVRKKLKDKAFARSVHREDIYKGAEQLGVELDELIIFVAQALKPVATEIGINP from the coding sequence ATGGAAGCATTGCCGACGCGCGAACAGGCGCTTGAAATTCTTCACGAACACACAAAATCAGATAGCTTGCGAAAGCATGCTTATGGTGTGGAAGCTGTGATGAAAGCTTTTGCGGAAAAGCACGGCGATGATGCGCGAAAATTCTCCCTGGTTGGACTGTTGCATGATTTTGATTACGAAATGTATCCAAACGCGCCGGATCATCCGTTAAAAGGTTCTGAAATTTTGCGCGCGCGGAATTTTCCTGAGGAAATTGTTTATGCGATCCAGTGCCACGCCGATTATGTCGGCAATGAAAGACGATCGTTGATGGATAAGGCCATTTTTGCGCTCGATGAGCTGACCGGTTTTATTGTGGCCTGCACGCTGGTGAAACCGTCAAAAAGTCTTTCTGAGATTGAACCGAAATCGGTCCGCAAAAAACTGAAGGACAAAGCGTTCGCCAGGTCTGTTCACCGCGAAGACATTTACAAAGGCGCCGAACAGCTTGGTGTGGAGCTGGATGAACTCATCATTTTTGTCGCGCAGGCGCTGAAACCTGTTGCCACTGAAATTGGCATCAATCCATGA
- a CDS encoding B12-binding domain-containing radical SAM protein: MNVLLVYPEYPPTYWSFRFAVPFQRRKASYPPLGVMTIYPMLPKEWNKRVADLNTSKLQDEDLQWADLVMISAMIVQKDSAQETIRRARALGKKIVAGGPLWAIESNHTDPVDHIIVGEAEQLLPQFISDFESGVAKEIYRSSHLPELNSTPLPNFDCVRLKNYSSMLLQFSRGCPFNCEFCDIIEIYGRKARTKSNDQFLAEIDTLYSKGWRGSVFIVDDNFIGNKTAIRKLLPHLIDWQKKHKYPFSLFTEASVNLSRETDMIDGMVEAGFRKVFLGIETPVQESLKLTQKVQNTTMDLVESVRKIQKAGLEVLSGFIVGFDSDPPDVFNRVIEFIRHAAIPVSMVGILSALPGTQLTRRLLKEGRLLTESNGNNTLLDLNFIPTMDASKLVDGYKRIVTTIYESKLYYQRVLDFLSHYKPRIRQKISAADLIAFVNSIVKLGIQSQDRTEYWKFLYQAYRTNRAAFSEAVTLAIMGYHFQKVTELQVGYSS, from the coding sequence ATGAATGTATTACTCGTGTACCCGGAATATCCTCCGACTTACTGGAGTTTCCGGTTTGCTGTGCCGTTTCAAAGAAGAAAAGCATCTTATCCACCGCTCGGTGTGATGACGATTTACCCGATGTTGCCGAAAGAATGGAACAAGCGGGTTGCGGATCTAAACACATCCAAATTGCAAGATGAGGATTTGCAGTGGGCAGATCTTGTAATGATCAGCGCGATGATTGTGCAGAAAGATTCTGCGCAGGAAACAATCAGGCGCGCAAGAGCGCTGGGAAAAAAGATTGTCGCAGGAGGGCCGCTCTGGGCAATCGAATCCAACCACACGGATCCCGTAGATCATATTATCGTGGGGGAAGCCGAGCAGCTTTTGCCCCAGTTCATTTCTGATTTTGAGAGTGGCGTCGCCAAAGAAATTTATCGTTCCTCTCATTTACCCGAGTTAAATTCCACGCCCCTTCCTAATTTTGACTGCGTGCGTTTGAAGAATTACAGCTCGATGCTTTTACAATTCTCGCGAGGTTGCCCCTTCAATTGTGAGTTTTGCGACATTATCGAAATCTACGGGCGCAAAGCGCGCACAAAATCCAACGATCAGTTTTTAGCGGAAATTGACACGCTTTATTCGAAAGGCTGGCGTGGTTCCGTCTTCATCGTGGATGATAATTTTATCGGTAACAAGACCGCTATTCGAAAACTTTTGCCGCATTTGATTGACTGGCAGAAGAAACACAAATATCCGTTTAGCCTTTTCACGGAAGCTTCCGTAAACCTTTCCCGCGAAACCGACATGATCGATGGAATGGTGGAAGCTGGCTTCCGAAAAGTATTTCTCGGCATCGAAACTCCTGTTCAAGAAAGCCTGAAGCTCACTCAAAAAGTACAGAATACAACCATGGATCTGGTGGAATCGGTGAGAAAGATACAGAAGGCCGGTCTAGAAGTTCTCAGCGGGTTCATTGTAGGGTTCGATTCCGATCCGCCGGATGTATTCAATCGAGTCATTGAATTCATCAGACACGCGGCCATTCCCGTATCGATGGTGGGTATCCTGTCGGCTTTGCCCGGCACGCAGTTGACGCGGCGTCTTTTAAAAGAGGGACGTCTTCTAACCGAGAGCAACGGGAACAATACATTGCTGGATTTGAATTTTATTCCGACAATGGATGCTTCGAAGCTGGTGGACGGTTACAAGAGAATTGTTACAACGATCTACGAATCCAAGCTTTACTACCAGCGTGTTCTGGATTTCCTATCTCACTACAAACCGCGCATTCGTCAAAAGATAAGTGCGGCAGATCTGATTGCCTTCGTGAATTCTATCGTTAAGCTTGGCATTCAGAGTCAGGATCGAACAGAGTACTGGAAATTCCTGTACCAGGCTTACCGCACCAATCGCGCCGCCTTTTCCGAAGCCGTCACTCTCGCGATCATGGGCTACCATTTCCAGAAGGTGACAGAGCTGCAAGTCGGCTATAGTTCGTAA
- a CDS encoding NADH-quinone oxidoreductase subunit I gives MPNEVKVKVMKAAAPRERTLREKAYIPEIARGLRITAAHFWGNLFIHIKRLFGIRTKERGSVTYQYPEERRPLSPRVRTLHRLVKREDGSPRCVACMMCETICPAKCIYIIGADHPDPNIEKHPLQFDIDLGVCVFCGLCVEACPEDAIRMDTGILEFSAYSREGMIYHMKDLLR, from the coding sequence ATGCCGAATGAAGTAAAAGTTAAAGTCATGAAGGCGGCGGCGCCGCGCGAGCGCACACTCCGGGAAAAAGCTTACATTCCCGAAATCGCAAGAGGACTTCGCATCACGGCTGCCCATTTCTGGGGCAATCTGTTCATTCACATCAAACGTCTTTTTGGCATCAGGACGAAGGAGCGTGGCTCGGTTACTTACCAGTATCCGGAAGAACGCCGCCCTTTATCGCCTCGCGTGAGGACTTTGCATCGTTTGGTAAAACGCGAAGATGGATCTCCGCGCTGCGTTGCGTGCATGATGTGCGAGACCATTTGCCCTGCAAAATGTATTTATATCATCGGCGCTGATCATCCTGATCCCAACATCGAAAAGCACCCATTGCAATTTGATATTGATCTTGGCGTATGCGTTTTTTGTGGTCTTTGTGTTGAGGCCTGTCCGGAAGATGCAATCCGGATGGATACGGGGATCCTGGAATTTTCGGCTTACAGCCGCGAAGGCATGATCTACCACATGAAAGATCTGCTCCGGTAA
- a CDS encoding NADH-quinone oxidoreductase subunit H: MAFVWVTLAKIGVTLFWVMNLGAILTWVERKQSAVMQDRIGANRANIGPFRIIGLFQIAADSLKMILKEDWIPAGGNRFLHTIAPIISVFFALLAFAVIPIGNTLTISGQEIPLSIITTDVAILFVFAMLSLEIYGVVFAGYSSNNNYAMLGGLRASAQMFSYEITFGATIIGLLMIYGTLDLQELIRAQKGSIGGWYPRWGIFLQPLGFFLFCAAGLAETKRNPFDLPEGESEIVGYFVEYSGMKFGLFMLTDFLETILISALVTIFFFGGWQVPFLEADGFHFGSTAFLLSPVWVTVLQISIFFLKLTVFLWLFMQIRWTLPRFRYDQLMRLGWNVLLPLSLLNIFITGLILMIWG, from the coding sequence ATGGCATTTGTCTGGGTCACGCTTGCAAAAATCGGGGTCACGCTCTTCTGGGTCATGAACCTGGGCGCCATTCTGACCTGGGTTGAGCGCAAACAAAGCGCGGTGATGCAGGATCGTATAGGCGCGAATCGCGCAAACATCGGCCCGTTTCGAATCATTGGTCTTTTTCAGATTGCAGCCGATTCACTGAAGATGATTCTGAAAGAAGATTGGATCCCTGCCGGCGGAAATCGATTTCTTCATACGATTGCCCCAATAATTTCGGTGTTCTTCGCTCTGCTCGCTTTTGCCGTAATTCCGATCGGAAATACTTTGACAATCAGCGGCCAGGAAATCCCGCTTTCCATCATCACCACGGATGTTGCGATCCTGTTTGTCTTTGCGATGTTGTCTCTGGAGATCTATGGAGTGGTTTTTGCGGGTTATTCATCGAACAACAACTATGCCATGCTGGGCGGATTGCGCGCGAGCGCGCAAATGTTCTCTTACGAAATCACTTTTGGCGCCACCATTATCGGTTTGCTCATGATCTACGGAACGCTTGATTTGCAGGAATTGATTCGCGCGCAAAAAGGTTCGATCGGCGGCTGGTATCCACGATGGGGAATTTTTCTGCAGCCGCTTGGCTTTTTTCTTTTCTGCGCAGCGGGACTCGCCGAGACAAAACGGAATCCGTTCGATTTGCCGGAAGGTGAATCGGAAATCGTTGGATACTTCGTTGAATACAGCGGAATGAAATTTGGACTTTTTATGTTGACCGATTTTCTTGAAACCATTTTGATTTCGGCTCTCGTGACAATTTTCTTTTTTGGAGGCTGGCAAGTACCTTTCCTGGAAGCGGATGGTTTTCATTTTGGGTCCACAGCGTTCTTGTTGTCTCCTGTCTGGGTTACCGTTCTGCAAATCTCCATTTTCTTTCTGAAGCTAACTGTATTTCTGTGGCTGTTTATGCAGATCCGCTGGACGCTTCCTCGCTTCCGTTATGATCAGTTAATGCGACTCGGGTGGAACGTCCTGTTGCCACTCTCTCTGTTGAACATTTTTATCACTGGCCTTATTCTGATGATCTGGGGTTGA
- a CDS encoding Rrf2 family transcriptional regulator has translation MEVTKGTLYAVYTLIYFHRRPYGDVADLHSLSQLLEAPESYLSKVLQQLHKAGYLASHMGSKGGYRLAKHVEKTTMREVMNVMQGESLMQECLLDDYNCDRFKKCAVLYHVRDIQRTVNEMLEKLTIEQLATEMEFKERQQKGFNQFNIGVQ, from the coding sequence ATGGAAGTAACAAAGGGAACTCTTTACGCCGTTTACACACTGATCTATTTTCATCGTCGCCCCTATGGTGACGTAGCCGATTTGCACTCATTGTCTCAACTTTTGGAGGCGCCCGAGAGTTATCTTTCAAAGGTTTTGCAGCAACTTCACAAAGCCGGATATCTTGCGTCTCATATGGGCTCGAAGGGAGGATACCGGCTTGCGAAACACGTAGAGAAAACAACGATGCGCGAAGTTATGAACGTGATGCAGGGAGAATCCTTAATGCAGGAATGCCTCCTGGATGACTACAATTGCGATCGTTTCAAGAAGTGCGCTGTCTTGTATCATGTGCGTGATATTCAGCGTACGGTGAACGAAATGCTGGAAAAACTGACAATCGAGCAGTTGGCCACTGAAATGGAATTTAAAGAGCGGCAACAGAAAGGATTCAATCAATTCAATATTGGAGTTCAGTGA
- a CDS encoding PspC domain-containing protein has protein sequence MTATLQRSKTDRMLGGVCGGIAKRYGWDPTLVRIAYVLISIFSAAFPGILFYVILWVLIPEEL, from the coding sequence ATGACAGCTACTTTACAACGTTCGAAAACGGACCGCATGCTGGGCGGCGTTTGCGGCGGCATCGCGAAAAGGTACGGCTGGGATCCGACTCTCGTCAGGATTGCCTACGTTTTGATTTCGATTTTCTCGGCCGCTTTTCCCGGCATTTTGTTTTACGTTATTCTATGGGTACTGATTCCGGAGGAACTGTAG
- a CDS encoding protein kinase: MNPNIISHYQITGTLGRGGMGVVYKAVDQKLQRTVAIKTLPAERLGDEKLRLRLMAEARTASTLNHPNICTIYEIDEADGILFIAMEYVKGHSLDEEIKKGPIEIQKALGIANQIASGLDKAHRENIVHRDIKPSNIVLTEDGTAKILDFGLARIVKQVDSETITDAVTRDVSLTEAGTIIGTVAYMSPEQLNAEEVDLRSDVFSFGVLLYEMLRGQLPFRGGSLIQVIQSILKDQPEPLRRINTNLPAELDRIIEKALAKNRDLRYSKMKDLQQDLIKLTETLKKPEQRTDQKSVAVLYFENLSGAAGEEEYLRDGMTEDVITELSKVEKLRVFPRSAVIEFRDKPATAPEIGRHLNAAYVLAGSIRKSGNRVRITAQLMESDHGHTIWAERYDREMKDIFDLQDDLARSIAGALSIKLSPTEEKALAEKPVQNPEAYDLYLQGRRLFRRGTKKDMLSAAEIFEQAIALDPNLALAYAGLGLVCGRIHRYYDQDPRWMDKGIAACDQAMKIEPNLPEALSARAFLFYGHEQYAECIRYAKMAVERKQDCEGAYFILGLALNITDRLEEAAQLADRAIEFNGDDYNVYVAFTNTFARLGETEKKKRLNQQHEHVLRLHLDWTPENARARMLLAARLADSGKEEESIAELQKTLSYSPNDASILYNAACAYGLLGRKKEALEMLNRAIENGYWHLDTIARDADLNCLHGEPEFEQILRRRD, encoded by the coding sequence ATGAATCCGAACATCATCTCTCATTACCAGATCACCGGAACATTGGGGCGTGGCGGAATGGGAGTGGTCTACAAAGCAGTTGATCAGAAACTGCAAAGGACAGTCGCGATTAAAACACTTCCGGCCGAACGTCTCGGCGATGAGAAACTACGATTACGATTGATGGCCGAAGCCCGGACGGCTTCCACCCTGAATCATCCCAATATCTGCACGATCTATGAAATCGATGAAGCGGACGGGATTCTGTTCATCGCGATGGAATATGTGAAAGGGCATTCCTTAGATGAGGAGATTAAGAAAGGGCCGATCGAAATCCAAAAAGCGCTTGGTATTGCCAATCAAATCGCCTCAGGGTTGGACAAGGCGCATCGCGAAAACATAGTTCACAGAGATATCAAGCCATCCAACATAGTGTTAACAGAGGATGGAACCGCCAAGATCCTCGATTTTGGTCTGGCACGAATCGTCAAACAGGTCGATAGCGAAACAATCACAGATGCGGTCACGCGAGATGTCAGCCTGACGGAAGCAGGAACTATTATCGGTACCGTTGCTTATATGTCCCCCGAACAACTCAACGCGGAGGAGGTTGACTTAAGATCGGATGTCTTTTCTTTCGGCGTTCTCTTATATGAGATGTTGCGCGGCCAGCTTCCTTTTCGTGGCGGAAGTCTCATCCAAGTGATCCAGTCCATTTTAAAGGACCAGCCTGAACCTCTCCGGAGAATCAACACCAATCTTCCCGCGGAACTGGACCGGATCATTGAAAAAGCTCTGGCAAAAAATCGTGACCTGCGCTACTCAAAAATGAAGGACTTGCAGCAAGATTTAATCAAGCTAACCGAGACTTTGAAAAAACCTGAGCAAAGAACGGATCAGAAATCGGTTGCAGTCCTGTATTTTGAGAATTTGAGCGGCGCCGCCGGCGAAGAAGAATATTTGCGCGATGGCATGACCGAAGACGTCATTACCGAGCTCTCGAAAGTGGAAAAGCTTCGGGTCTTCCCGCGTTCCGCGGTGATCGAATTCCGGGATAAGCCTGCGACAGCGCCCGAAATTGGGAGGCACCTGAATGCTGCCTATGTGCTTGCGGGTAGCATTCGAAAATCCGGTAACAGAGTTCGGATCACAGCGCAGCTGATGGAAAGCGATCACGGCCATACCATTTGGGCGGAGCGCTATGATCGCGAAATGAAAGATATCTTTGATCTACAGGATGATTTGGCGCGCTCGATTGCCGGAGCATTGAGTATCAAGCTTTCACCAACGGAGGAAAAAGCTCTTGCCGAAAAACCGGTTCAAAATCCCGAAGCATATGATTTATATTTGCAAGGCCGGCGATTATTTCGCCGCGGAACAAAGAAGGATATGTTATCCGCAGCGGAGATTTTCGAGCAGGCGATTGCCCTGGACCCGAATCTTGCCCTCGCCTACGCCGGTCTCGGTCTTGTTTGCGGTCGAATCCATCGATATTACGATCAAGACCCCCGCTGGATGGACAAAGGAATTGCGGCATGTGATCAGGCGATGAAAATTGAGCCGAATCTACCGGAAGCATTGTCAGCGCGCGCTTTTTTGTTTTACGGTCATGAACAGTATGCAGAATGCATTCGCTACGCGAAAATGGCTGTGGAACGCAAACAGGATTGTGAAGGCGCGTACTTCATATTGGGATTGGCACTCAATATAACGGATCGATTGGAAGAAGCGGCTCAGCTAGCGGATCGCGCAATCGAATTCAATGGTGATGACTATAACGTTTACGTCGCTTTTACAAATACCTTTGCAAGGTTAGGCGAAACCGAGAAAAAAAAGCGATTAAATCAACAGCACGAACACGTCTTGCGTTTGCACCTGGACTGGACTCCTGAAAATGCGCGGGCCCGGATGTTGCTTGCTGCGCGTCTTGCCGATTCGGGCAAAGAGGAAGAGTCAATTGCAGAACTTCAGAAGACGCTAAGTTACAGCCCGAACGACGCGAGTATTTTATACAATGCGGCCTGCGCATACGGGCTTCTCGGTCGCAAGAAAGAAGCCTTGGAGATGTTAAACAGGGCAATTGAAAACGGATACTGGCATCTCGATACAATTGCTCGGGACGCGGATTTGAATTGTCTTCATGGAGAGCCGGAGTTTGAGCAAATTCTCCGCAGAAGAGATTAA
- a CDS encoding ABC transporter permease → MRRRWKDIYFALRTLTRNPSFTLVAIFTLALGIGVNTSIFSAMDAVVLRAVPFEGSQELVKIYETNAKQEITGMVTSLANFVDWQRESPDFTEVAAYHKWNYNLTGTSVPQRLEAVRATARFFSLLKVNPLLGRLIQDTDARPGNDEVAVISHGLWQRMFASNPDIIGKFIELDGTPRRVIGIAPATFRFPSRETDLWLPLAPDPEEILSREGKYLHVIGRLRPTSSREGAERNLNDIAARLAVQYPSSNEGWGVQVFTLQEEQTKSIRTALWVLLAAVGFVLLIACTNLANLFLARGFSRQKEYAIRAALGASRPELFGQVLAEGIVIAIIGAGLAILFSLWFTELFSAYGPKEIPALRDMHLNKATLVFTLSLSLLTSFLFATLPAYRASKMETEKLLKEKERGSTSMSNLRNVLVIAEISIAFILLIGAGLLIQSFVRLMKVNPGFETENILTLRVWLPAHRYGDLEQQVRFFEELSARIKNIPGVDSIGAIQDLPLKQNKMSLRVNIEEQPLPPEQQREVAWRVITPEYFRTMKIHLIYGRGFANTDNQHALPVLIVNRSFAERFWGKGKALGKRIQLQDESGRWCSIIGVVENIKQLGLDQEEGFAVYQPHAQRSINFRWMSVVVRSQEDASLLTAKIRDQVSAMDKDQPVYDISSIREILNDSIARPRFVMFLMTLFAGTALILSIIGVYGLMSYNTARMVPEIGIRMALGATRKNVLLFILSRSMQLTTIALVAGVFGALALTQFTESLLFEIRPLDAVTFTVAGLILAASVFVASYLPARRAAGLDPITVLRYE, encoded by the coding sequence ATGAGGCGGCGCTGGAAAGACATTTATTTTGCACTCCGAACTCTTACGCGAAATCCTTCTTTTACTCTTGTCGCGATCTTCACTCTTGCATTGGGAATTGGAGTGAATACATCCATCTTCAGCGCCATGGATGCTGTCGTCTTGCGTGCTGTTCCGTTTGAAGGCTCGCAAGAGCTCGTAAAGATTTACGAAACAAACGCAAAGCAGGAAATCACCGGCATGGTAACGAGTCTGGCCAATTTTGTTGATTGGCAAAGGGAATCTCCTGACTTTACTGAAGTAGCTGCGTACCATAAATGGAACTACAACCTGACCGGTACTTCCGTTCCACAACGGCTGGAAGCCGTGCGGGCAACTGCGCGTTTCTTTTCATTGTTGAAAGTGAATCCACTGTTGGGCAGGTTGATTCAAGACACCGATGCTCGTCCCGGAAATGACGAGGTCGCTGTCATCAGTCATGGTTTATGGCAACGAATGTTTGCGAGCAATCCGGACATCATCGGCAAGTTTATAGAGCTGGATGGCACACCGAGGCGAGTAATCGGAATTGCTCCGGCCACATTTCGCTTTCCGTCCCGCGAAACGGATTTATGGCTGCCTCTGGCTCCGGATCCTGAAGAAATCTTATCGCGTGAAGGAAAGTACCTTCATGTAATCGGAAGGCTCAGGCCCACGAGTTCCAGGGAAGGGGCTGAACGAAATCTCAATGACATTGCTGCGAGATTGGCCGTGCAGTATCCCTCTTCAAATGAAGGGTGGGGCGTTCAGGTTTTCACTCTGCAGGAAGAGCAGACAAAAAGCATTCGGACTGCTCTCTGGGTGCTGCTTGCTGCAGTTGGCTTCGTCCTTCTGATTGCGTGCACGAATCTGGCGAATCTGTTTTTGGCACGAGGTTTTTCAAGGCAAAAAGAGTACGCAATACGTGCCGCTCTCGGAGCTTCCAGACCGGAGCTATTCGGGCAGGTTTTAGCTGAAGGGATTGTGATTGCAATCATAGGAGCGGGATTGGCGATCCTGTTTTCATTATGGTTTACAGAACTGTTTTCCGCATATGGTCCAAAAGAAATCCCCGCTCTTCGAGACATGCACCTCAACAAGGCCACTCTGGTTTTTACGCTTTCTCTTTCTCTTCTTACCTCTTTTCTTTTTGCAACTCTGCCCGCTTACCGGGCATCGAAAATGGAAACAGAGAAGCTCTTGAAAGAGAAAGAACGCGGTTCAACTTCCATGAGTAATCTCCGAAACGTTTTGGTGATTGCGGAGATATCCATCGCATTCATCTTGTTGATTGGAGCAGGTCTTTTGATTCAAAGTTTTGTCCGTCTCATGAAAGTGAATCCGGGCTTTGAAACGGAGAATATTCTGACCTTGCGCGTCTGGTTGCCAGCGCACCGCTACGGAGATCTGGAGCAACAGGTTCGCTTTTTCGAAGAGCTATCAGCAAGAATCAAAAACATTCCCGGCGTCGACTCGATCGGCGCAATTCAGGACCTGCCGTTGAAGCAAAATAAAATGTCTCTACGGGTGAATATCGAAGAACAGCCGTTGCCACCGGAACAACAAAGAGAAGTTGCCTGGCGCGTCATTACGCCGGAATACTTTCGAACGATGAAAATTCACTTGATTTACGGCAGGGGTTTCGCGAACACTGACAACCAACACGCCCTGCCTGTCTTGATTGTGAATCGATCTTTTGCAGAACGGTTCTGGGGGAAGGGGAAAGCGCTAGGGAAAAGAATTCAGTTGCAAGATGAGAGTGGAAGATGGTGCTCCATAATCGGGGTTGTTGAAAACATCAAACAACTGGGACTCGATCAGGAAGAGGGCTTTGCCGTGTATCAACCGCACGCGCAAAGGTCCATTAACTTCAGGTGGATGAGTGTTGTTGTCCGGTCTCAGGAAGACGCCTCACTATTGACCGCAAAAATTCGCGATCAAGTGTCAGCGATGGATAAGGATCAACCCGTTTATGATATTTCTTCCATACGCGAAATTCTAAATGACTCCATTGCTCGACCGCGATTTGTGATGTTCTTGATGACCCTTTTCGCAGGAACAGCCCTCATTCTTTCCATCATTGGAGTTTATGGACTGATGTCCTACAACACCGCCCGGATGGTGCCGGAAATCGGAATCAGGATGGCTCTGGGCGCCACCAGGAAGAATGTTTTATTGTTCATTCTGTCCAGGAGTATGCAATTGACCACCATCGCGCTTGTGGCCGGAGTCTTTGGAGCGCTTGCTCTGACTCAGTTTACCGAATCGCTGTTATTTGAAATCAGACCTCTGGATGCAGTGACCTTTACCGTGGCCGGCCTCATTTTGGCTGCTTCGGTTTTCGTCGCAAGCTACCTGCCCGCTCGACGAGCCGCCGGGCTTGATCCCATAACCGTCCTTCGCTACGAGTAA
- a CDS encoding DUF4126 domain-containing protein produces MNALASFPTLATLFSLGFFSGLNVYAVVFVSGLAIRFHWITLTPELASLETLAHPAVLIVSGLLYFVEFFADKIPWIDNIWDAIHTVIRPLAAVFLALHVLGDQNVEVKVIAALVCGTIALTSHAAKAGTRISTNLISPAEPFSNIGLSLAEDAIAIGGLYFVYKHPYIALGIVLAFLVAIIYFAPKLYRAIRTFFRLTAKTPSRQAQ; encoded by the coding sequence ATGAACGCACTCGCTTCCTTTCCAACTCTAGCCACACTTTTCTCTCTAGGATTTTTTTCCGGCTTGAATGTGTATGCGGTCGTTTTTGTTTCCGGTCTTGCAATTCGCTTCCACTGGATCACTCTGACTCCGGAGCTTGCGTCTCTGGAAACGCTGGCTCATCCCGCTGTTCTGATCGTCTCAGGCTTGCTCTATTTTGTGGAATTTTTTGCAGACAAAATTCCGTGGATTGACAACATCTGGGATGCGATTCACACGGTGATTCGTCCCCTTGCCGCTGTTTTTCTGGCGCTTCACGTTCTGGGTGATCAAAACGTGGAAGTGAAAGTGATCGCGGCTCTCGTCTGCGGCACGATTGCCCTGACGTCGCATGCCGCAAAAGCCGGGACGCGAATCTCCACGAATCTGATCTCGCCGGCCGAGCCCTTCAGCAACATCGGTTTGAGCCTCGCAGAGGACGCGATTGCTATCGGTGGACTGTACTTCGTTTACAAGCACCCCTACATAGCTCTCGGCATCGTTCTGGCTTTTCTGGTGGCCATCATCTACTTTGCTCCAAAACTTTACCGCGCCATCCGTACCTTCTTCAGGTTAACCGCCAAGACGCCAAGTCGCCAAGCTCAATAA
- the lipA gene encoding lipoyl synthase, whose translation MSEVPQPRLPEWIRAKFPGGDGYNRLKGIMREHKLNTVCEDAHCPNIGECWNRGTATFMILGDICTRGCRYCAVQKGRPATLDLQEPTRVADAVAEMHLRHAVITSVDRDDVADGGSSIFAETIRQIRKRTPECSIEVLIPDFKGDPQALRNVMEAHPDILNHNTETVPRLYPTIRLGGNYAVTLELLLRAKTWYPGSITKTGIMLGLGEEDHELETVIRDLVSIQVDILTLGQYLRPTKKHASVKKYYHPDEFRAWKIKGEAMGIGHVESGPLVRSSYHAEEQVALLQAR comes from the coding sequence ATGTCTGAAGTACCACAGCCTCGTCTACCTGAGTGGATTCGCGCGAAGTTTCCGGGCGGTGATGGTTATAACCGCCTCAAGGGAATCATGCGCGAACATAAACTTAACACCGTTTGTGAGGACGCGCACTGTCCGAACATCGGTGAGTGCTGGAATCGCGGCACCGCAACATTCATGATTCTAGGCGACATCTGCACGCGTGGATGCCGCTACTGCGCGGTGCAAAAGGGAAGACCCGCGACACTGGATTTGCAAGAACCCACTCGCGTTGCGGATGCTGTTGCAGAAATGCATTTGCGCCATGCGGTGATCACATCAGTAGACCGCGATGATGTTGCGGACGGCGGAAGTTCCATCTTTGCAGAAACGATCCGGCAAATCCGGAAACGCACTCCGGAATGTTCTATTGAAGTTCTGATTCCTGATTTCAAAGGAGATCCGCAAGCGCTTCGTAATGTTATGGAAGCGCATCCTGACATTCTCAACCACAATACCGAAACTGTTCCCAGACTCTATCCAACGATCCGGCTGGGTGGAAATTATGCTGTTACGCTCGAGCTATTGCTCAGGGCAAAAACGTGGTATCCGGGATCCATTACGAAAACCGGAATCATGCTCGGGTTAGGGGAAGAGGATCACGAATTGGAAACCGTGATTCGCGATCTGGTTTCCATTCAGGTTGACATCCTGACGCTCGGTCAATATTTGCGTCCTACCAAGAAACATGCTTCGGTGAAAAAGTATTATCACCCGGATGAATTTCGCGCGTGGAAGATTAAAGGGGAAGCGATGGGGATCGGTCACGTAGAATCCGGTCCGCTCGTCCGCAGTTCCTATCACGCAGAAGAGCAAGTTGCGTTGTTGCAGGCACGTTAA